DNA sequence from the Parasphaerochaeta coccoides DSM 17374 genome:
GAGATGTCCTCCGCGCCGCTTTCCAGATTATCAAGACCAAGCCGGGTATTGCCAGTGCGTCCTCATGCTTCGTCATGGCAACGGACAAGACATCACTAGGTGCTGACGGTTCCTTCATATTCAGCGACTGCGCCACCATTCCCAATCCGACCGCCGAACAACTGGCTGAGATTGCAGAAGAAGCGGCGGCTTCCTGCGCGACCTTCCTGGGTGTTGAGCCGGTCATTGCCTTGCTCTCCTATTCTTCCAAGGGTTCAGCGAAAGGAGAAATGGTTGACAAGGTTACGCAGGCTCTGGAACTGGTCAAGGTGAAACGTCCCGACCTCCGCATTGACGGCGAGCTTCAGCTTGATGCCGCCATCATAGAAAGCGTTGGCACGTCCAAGGCTCCCGGCTCCCCTGTCGCGGGCAAGGCCAATGTCTTGGTGTTTCCAGACCTTCAGGCAGGCAACATAGGCTACAAGCTGGTGCAGAGACTGGCGGGAGCCGAAGCCTACGGTCCAATCCTCCAAGGTTTCGCCAAGCCAATCAGCGACCTGTCCCGCGGCGCAAGCGTTGAGGATATCGTCGTGACAAGTGCCATCACCCTTGCCCAGGCAGCGAACTGAACCAAAAGGATATTCCGTACCGATAGAGGGATGCTGCAAAATTTGCACATCCCTCTTTTCATTTATGATTTCCATGTTGTTACTTATATACGTCTGAAATGGAACTCAGGTAACAATATCCGCACCTTCAGAACCGAAAAACCCGAAAGCATTTTATGTTTTCACGTCAAAATCATACTTTCGGGGAATCGTCGCCCGTTACACATGAAACAAGACAAAAAAAACTACAAGAACTTACCTGCTTCCATCTGTTTCGCATTTCTTATTTCTTTTTCTATCCGCTTGTTATTATTTTATGAAGACATTAGGATGGGACCGTTGCTTTCATGTCAAAAGCATCAGGTAAAGAAGGTATACCAAATATGTCATCAGCGTCCCCATCCATGATCAACCTCCTGGATAAGACAAAACCACCTCACAAAATTATCTGGTTTCTTGCCTGGCCTACAATTGTCGAACAACTTCTCTCCACACTGATTGGTTATGTTGACAGTGCCATGGTAGGTTCATTGGGAGCCTCCGCGACTGCCGCCATCAGTGTGAACACATCGTCAATCTGGTTGGTCAACGGACTGATGTTCTCCGTCGGCGTAGGCTTCTCCGTCCTGATGGCTCGCAACCTGGGAGCTGGCAACAAAGACACTGCCAAAATCATAGTGAAACAAGCCATCATTGCCGTACTGACCATAGGTACAGCCATAAGCATCCTGATGTCCTTTATAGGAAATGAACTTCCCTTGTGGATGGGCGCTCCTTCATTAGTGGTCGACTCTGCACGCCTCTACATGAAATGGATATCGGTAGGCTTTGTCGCGCAGATGGGCATGTTCGTCTTTGCCGCCCTTCTGAGAAGCTCAGGCGATACACGCACGCCCTTAATACTGAACATCGCCACGAATGTAGTGGACATCATCCTGAACTTCATCATGATTTTCCCTTCCCGCACCATCACAATCTTTGGACAGGATATCTTTGTCTACGGGATGGACATGGGCGTTGAAGGAGCCAGCCTGTCCACGACCATCGTCATCTTCGCCGGAGCCATAGCCCTGTGCGTCATGTTGTTCCGCAAACGGTTTGTGGCCCAGGCGCGTTTCAAGGATTCATGGAAACTTCATCCTAAAATCATCCGCTCGGCTTTCAAGTTGGCACTGCCCGTAGCCTTGGAACGCGCCACCCTGAACTCCGGCCAGATTGTCCTGACCCGGATGATTAGCGGCCTGGGGGAAGTCGCGCTGGCAAGCCATTATCTTGCTAACACTGCCGAGACCATCGCATTCCTGCCCGCTACAGGCTTTTCGTCAGCGGCGACTACCTTGGTCGCTCACTCGCTGGGAGCAAAGGAAAAGGGACTGGCTCACAGGTATGCCCGAAGCTGCATCCTTTTCGGTACTACCTTCATGCTAGTGGCAAGCGTCCTGATATTTGTCTTTGCGCCACAGCTCATCAGCATATTCTCATCAGTTCCTGAAGTCGTCTCATTAGGAAGCACGGTACTCCGCATTGAAGCTCTCGGAGAACCTTTCTTCGGCCTGTCGATGATGGTGTTCGGCATCCTG
Encoded proteins:
- the pta gene encoding phosphate acetyltransferase, translating into MTFAEKMKAQAVAAAKKLVLAEGTEIRTVKAARIIIDEKLASSVTLVGNPTDVKKVAAEAGVVLDGIDIQNPEDSSLRQNYADEYYDLRKKKGMTPEQAYADIVNELRWGAMMVRKGDADAMVAGAKNTTGDVLRAAFQIIKTKPGIASASSCFVMATDKTSLGADGSFIFSDCATIPNPTAEQLAEIAEEAAASCATFLGVEPVIALLSYSSKGSAKGEMVDKVTQALELVKVKRPDLRIDGELQLDAAIIESVGTSKAPGSPVAGKANVLVFPDLQAGNIGYKLVQRLAGAEAYGPILQGFAKPISDLSRGASVEDIVVTSAITLAQAAN
- a CDS encoding MATE family efflux transporter — translated: MSSASPSMINLLDKTKPPHKIIWFLAWPTIVEQLLSTLIGYVDSAMVGSLGASATAAISVNTSSIWLVNGLMFSVGVGFSVLMARNLGAGNKDTAKIIVKQAIIAVLTIGTAISILMSFIGNELPLWMGAPSLVVDSARLYMKWISVGFVAQMGMFVFAALLRSSGDTRTPLILNIATNVVDIILNFIMIFPSRTITIFGQDIFVYGMDMGVEGASLSTTIVIFAGAIALCVMLFRKRFVAQARFKDSWKLHPKIIRSAFKLALPVALERATLNSGQIVLTRMISGLGEVALASHYLANTAETIAFLPATGFSSAATTLVAHSLGAKEKGLAHRYARSCILFGTTFMLVASVLIFVFAPQLISIFSSVPEVVSLGSTVLRIEALGEPFFGLSMMVFGILRGAGDTKGPFYLALLGMWIVRIPGAWFLITLFGFGLQGVWIAMMADMVVRGAASFIRFKKGAWLHVWDKRQGEVPAALIDYD